The Methylacidimicrobium sp. B4 genome contains a region encoding:
- a CDS encoding lysylphosphatidylglycerol synthase transmembrane domain-containing protein: MAKLRRLGWLLLRVGVSVALLAAIVWRIPWPEIGAALRGARPAWLLAAILLAGAQVTFASLRWHALLWAQEIALSLGETLRLTLIGHFFNAFLPGSTGGDLARIYYAVRVAPTQKAAASLSVVFDRFVGVIVLLLIGCALCLPLYPVFSKSFLVRKALLLFLFVAAGILLFALLAWFLPPLLRRRPFRLWEKHAPFHRLLEELSLALRRFAADRNAAVRATIFSLGGHTATFGFAWCTATALDLPIPFWILAAILAVVSVLDAIPISISGLGVREGLLILFFEPLGLSGAQAVTFSLLFFGTTLFWSFAGGIVYWRGKARRSAEESRAP, encoded by the coding sequence ATGGCAAAATTGCGGCGTCTCGGGTGGCTTCTCCTTCGCGTCGGTGTCTCTGTGGCGCTTCTGGCGGCGATCGTCTGGCGTATCCCTTGGCCAGAGATCGGCGCGGCCCTGCGAGGCGCCAGGCCGGCCTGGCTGTTGGCAGCCATTCTACTGGCCGGCGCTCAAGTCACCTTTGCCTCGCTCCGTTGGCACGCTCTGCTCTGGGCGCAAGAGATCGCGCTCTCTCTGGGCGAAACCCTGAGGCTCACCCTCATCGGCCATTTCTTCAACGCGTTCCTTCCGGGCTCCACCGGGGGGGATCTGGCGCGGATCTACTACGCCGTCCGCGTAGCTCCGACGCAAAAGGCGGCCGCTTCCCTTTCCGTCGTTTTTGATCGATTCGTCGGAGTCATCGTCTTGCTGTTGATCGGCTGCGCTCTCTGCCTCCCTCTCTATCCCGTATTCTCCAAAAGCTTCCTGGTCCGCAAAGCCCTTCTCCTCTTCCTCTTTGTTGCCGCAGGAATTCTTCTCTTTGCCCTGCTCGCCTGGTTCCTGCCGCCGCTGCTCCGGCGGCGGCCGTTCCGGCTGTGGGAAAAGCACGCGCCTTTCCACCGTCTGCTCGAGGAGCTTTCTCTCGCTCTTCGCCGATTCGCCGCGGACCGGAACGCTGCGGTTCGAGCCACAATCTTTTCCCTGGGAGGCCACACTGCCACCTTTGGATTCGCCTGGTGCACGGCGACAGCGCTCGATCTGCCGATCCCCTTCTGGATCTTGGCCGCCATTCTTGCCGTGGTGAGCGTCCTGGACGCCATTCCGATCAGCATCTCCGGACTCGGCGTACGGGAGGGCTTGTTGATTCTTTTTTTCGAGCCCTTGGGCCTCAGTGGAGCGCAAGCGGTAACCTTTTCTCTGCTCTTCTTTGGCACTACTCTCTTTTGGAGCTTCGCCGGCGGCATTGTCTACTGGCGCGGTAAGGCGAGGCGATCGGCTGAGGAGAGCAGAGCGCCGTAG
- a CDS encoding CCA tRNA nucleotidyltransferase, with protein MAVRMDGNWETQKMSMWQMGLHLVKRLQRAGYVAYFAGGCVRDRLLNQESHDIDIATTATPEEVQRLFPPATGLHGKVFGVVRVPSGDYSFEVATFRRDVGTSDGRHPDCVVFARPEEDAYRRDFTINALFYDPVAEQLIDYVGGRFDLAEKKIRAVGDPHRRFAEDKLRLLRAIRFAANLGFTIEPETWQALRAQATTIHLVSVERIREELDRIWAGPAPAIGLDLLDRSGLLVQLLPELSALHGVEQPKEFHPEGDVFVHTRLLLGQLCNAPLPLAWAALLHDIGKPITQRRDSSGRIRFFEHEVIGARMAHVILTRLRQPNHLIDAVVPMVANHMAFKDAKQMRPATLKRLLARDTFLLELELHRIDCLACHGDLSIYEFLRAKLEELPPADISPPRLLTGHDFLALGVPPGPRIGSLLEAVREAQLNGQVQTREEALSLASRLISSEPTPPSPGFR; from the coding sequence ATGGCGGTGAGAATGGACGGCAACTGGGAAACACAAAAGATGTCGATGTGGCAAATGGGGTTGCATCTGGTGAAGCGTTTACAGAGGGCGGGCTACGTCGCCTACTTCGCCGGAGGCTGCGTGCGCGACCGCCTGCTCAACCAGGAAAGTCACGACATCGATATTGCAACCACGGCGACTCCGGAGGAGGTACAACGGCTCTTTCCTCCAGCTACGGGGTTGCACGGTAAAGTCTTCGGAGTCGTCCGGGTTCCCTCCGGGGATTACTCCTTCGAAGTGGCCACCTTTCGTCGTGACGTTGGGACGAGCGATGGGAGACATCCCGATTGCGTAGTCTTTGCGCGTCCGGAAGAAGACGCCTATCGGCGCGACTTTACCATCAACGCCCTCTTCTATGATCCGGTGGCGGAGCAACTGATCGATTATGTCGGCGGGCGGTTTGATCTTGCCGAAAAGAAGATCCGCGCGGTTGGCGATCCGCACCGTCGTTTTGCGGAAGACAAGCTGCGCCTCCTGCGGGCCATCCGCTTCGCCGCCAACCTCGGCTTTACCATCGAGCCGGAAACTTGGCAGGCGCTCCGAGCACAGGCAACGACCATCCATCTGGTCAGCGTCGAACGCATCCGCGAGGAGCTCGACCGGATCTGGGCCGGCCCCGCACCGGCCATCGGACTTGACCTCCTGGATCGGAGCGGGCTGCTCGTGCAGCTCCTTCCGGAGCTTTCAGCTCTGCACGGCGTCGAGCAACCGAAGGAGTTTCACCCCGAGGGTGATGTCTTCGTCCACACGCGCCTCCTGCTTGGTCAACTCTGCAACGCTCCCCTCCCGCTGGCCTGGGCCGCGCTGCTCCACGACATCGGAAAGCCCATCACCCAAAGGAGAGATTCGAGCGGCCGGATCCGCTTTTTCGAACACGAGGTCATCGGCGCGCGAATGGCCCACGTGATCCTGACCCGCCTCCGCCAGCCCAACCACCTGATCGACGCGGTCGTCCCGATGGTTGCCAATCACATGGCATTCAAAGATGCCAAACAGATGCGTCCTGCCACACTCAAGCGACTCCTGGCGCGCGACACCTTCCTTTTAGAGCTCGAGTTGCATCGAATCGATTGCCTTGCCTGCCATGGGGATCTGTCGATCTATGAGTTTTTGCGTGCCAAGTTAGAAGAGCTTCCCCCTGCGGACATTTCGCCACCTCGACTTCTCACCGGACATGATTTCCTTGCTCTCGGAGTTCCCCCGGGGCCGCGCATCGGCTCCCTTTTGGAAGCGGTCCGCGAAGCTCAGCTCAACGGACAGGTTCAGACTCGGGAGGAGGCCCTTTCGCTCGCTTCCCGACTGATCTCCTCCGAGCCAACCCCGCCGTCACCCGGCTTCCGATAA
- a CDS encoding HU family DNA-binding protein produces the protein MKEEKKKEKRWNRVDLVEHVQKEMGKETTKALAESAVGAVLDGLKVGIRKASTVQLIGFGTFRVVHRKARVGVNPKTGERLKIKASKSVRFAPGKGLKESL, from the coding sequence ATGAAAGAGGAAAAGAAGAAAGAGAAGCGTTGGAATCGAGTCGACCTCGTCGAGCATGTCCAAAAAGAGATGGGGAAGGAGACCACGAAGGCGCTCGCCGAATCGGCGGTTGGTGCCGTCTTAGACGGCCTCAAGGTGGGCATACGCAAGGCGAGTACGGTGCAGCTCATCGGATTCGGCACGTTTCGGGTCGTTCATCGAAAGGCGAGGGTCGGGGTAAATCCCAAAACCGGCGAGCGCCTCAAGATCAAGGCCTCGAAGTCGGTCCGCTTTGCACCCGGAAAGGGTCTGAAGGAGAGTTTGTAA
- the groL gene encoding chaperonin GroEL (60 kDa chaperone family; promotes refolding of misfolded polypeptides especially under stressful conditions; forms two stacked rings of heptamers to form a barrel-shaped 14mer; ends can be capped by GroES; misfolded proteins enter the barrel where they are refolded when GroES binds): MAAKQLIFDESARHALLRGVEKLAKTVKATLGPAGRNVILDKKFGAPTITKDGVTVAKEIELEDPWENMGAQLVREVASKTSDVAGDGTTTATVLAESIYREGLKNVTAGANPMDLKRGIDKAVTAVVDELQRVARKVKEKEEIKQVATVSANWDASVGQIIADALDKVGKDGTVTVEEAKHIETTLEVVEGMQFDKGYISPYFVTNAEELEAVLENAYILIHEKKISSLKDLLPILEKTAKAGRPLLIIAEDVEGEALATLVVNKLRGTLQVCAVKAPGFGDRRKAMLEDIAILTGGRCLTEDLGIKLENIQMEDLGRAKKIVVEKENTTIIEGAGTTSAIQGRANQIRRQIEETTSDYDREKLQERLAKLAGGVAVISVGAATETELKEKKARVEDALHATRAAVEEGIVPGGGVALLRCQTAIGKLDLKGDEKVGSLIVERALEEPLRALSNNAGLEGSVIVNSVKARKDEEGFNVATREYVDMVKAGVVDPAKVTRTALQNAASVASLLLTTEAMVTEIPEKEKKAAPPAPGMGEEY; this comes from the coding sequence ATGGCTGCTAAGCAACTCATTTTCGACGAATCGGCTCGTCATGCCCTCCTGCGTGGAGTGGAAAAGCTGGCGAAGACGGTGAAGGCGACCCTCGGGCCTGCGGGTCGCAACGTGATCCTGGACAAGAAATTCGGCGCGCCCACCATCACGAAGGATGGTGTGACGGTCGCAAAGGAGATCGAGCTGGAGGATCCCTGGGAGAACATGGGCGCTCAGCTCGTTCGCGAGGTGGCATCCAAGACCAGCGATGTAGCGGGGGACGGAACGACGACCGCCACCGTCCTGGCGGAGTCGATCTACCGGGAAGGCTTGAAAAACGTGACCGCCGGAGCCAATCCCATGGACTTGAAGCGCGGGATCGACAAGGCGGTAACAGCGGTCGTGGACGAGCTTCAGCGCGTCGCCCGGAAGGTGAAGGAGAAAGAGGAGATCAAGCAGGTCGCCACAGTCTCTGCGAATTGGGATGCCTCCGTGGGTCAGATCATTGCCGACGCACTCGACAAGGTCGGCAAGGATGGCACCGTGACGGTCGAAGAGGCCAAGCACATCGAAACGACCCTCGAGGTGGTCGAAGGAATGCAGTTCGACAAGGGGTACATCTCCCCCTACTTCGTGACCAACGCCGAAGAGCTGGAAGCGGTGCTGGAAAACGCCTATATCCTCATCCATGAGAAGAAGATCTCCAGCTTGAAGGACCTGCTGCCCATTCTGGAGAAAACCGCCAAGGCGGGTCGGCCTCTGCTCATCATCGCGGAAGACGTGGAAGGCGAGGCCCTGGCTACGCTCGTGGTCAACAAGTTGCGCGGCACTCTGCAGGTGTGCGCCGTCAAGGCCCCTGGCTTTGGGGACCGGCGCAAGGCGATGCTCGAAGACATCGCCATCCTGACGGGTGGGCGTTGCCTGACGGAAGATCTGGGCATCAAGCTCGAAAACATCCAGATGGAGGATTTGGGCCGCGCCAAGAAGATCGTCGTGGAGAAGGAGAATACGACAATCATCGAAGGTGCAGGCACGACCAGCGCCATCCAAGGGCGCGCGAACCAGATCCGGCGGCAGATCGAGGAGACGACCTCGGACTACGATCGCGAGAAGCTGCAGGAGCGGTTGGCGAAGCTGGCTGGAGGAGTGGCTGTGATCAGCGTAGGCGCGGCAACCGAAACCGAGCTGAAGGAGAAAAAGGCTCGTGTGGAGGACGCTCTGCATGCCACCCGCGCCGCTGTCGAAGAGGGGATTGTCCCTGGAGGCGGGGTCGCTCTCCTGCGGTGCCAGACCGCAATCGGCAAGCTCGACCTGAAAGGGGACGAAAAGGTGGGCTCCCTCATCGTGGAGCGGGCTTTGGAAGAGCCGCTCCGTGCCCTGTCGAATAACGCCGGGCTGGAGGGGAGCGTCATCGTCAATTCCGTGAAGGCCCGGAAGGACGAGGAAGGGTTCAATGTGGCCACCCGCGAGTATGTCGATATGGTGAAAGCGGGAGTGGTCGATCCAGCGAAGGTGACGAGGACGGCTCTGCAGAATGCCGCCTCCGTCGCCAGCCTCCTGCTGACCACCGAAGCAATGGTCACGGAGATCCCGGAAAAGGAGAAGAAGGCCGCGCCCCCGGCCCCCGGAATGGGCGAGGAATATTAA
- the groES gene encoding co-chaperone GroES, protein MAEPNIRPLGDRVLVKLIEEQETKKGGIIIPDTAKEKPQEATVVAVGPGRLEEGKRIPIELKKGERILISKYGGTEVKIDGEAYQILREDDVLAVVG, encoded by the coding sequence ATGGCTGAACCAAATATTCGACCCTTGGGGGATCGAGTCCTCGTCAAGTTGATCGAGGAGCAGGAGACGAAAAAGGGCGGGATCATCATCCCGGATACGGCGAAAGAAAAGCCGCAGGAAGCCACGGTGGTAGCGGTCGGCCCTGGGCGACTGGAAGAGGGGAAGCGCATCCCGATCGAGCTTAAGAAAGGGGAGCGCATCCTCATCAGCAAGTACGGCGGCACCGAAGTAAAGATCGATGGGGAAGCCTATCAGATTCTTCGGGAAGACGACGTCCTGGCGGTGGTCGGTTAG
- the dnaK gene encoding molecular chaperone DnaK, translating into MAHVLGIDLGTTNSCMAVMEAGQPVVLENSEGARTTPSVVAFTRAGERLVGQAAKRQAITNPRNTIFSIKRFVGRRFSEVQEEIKRVPYRVVEGKGGGCAVEVEIGAEKRIYSPEEISAFILMKLKADAEAKLGEKITQAVITVPAYFNDSQRQATKDAGRIAGLEVLRIINEPTAASLAYGLEKKKDERIAVYDLGGGTFDISVLEIGEGVFEVKATNGDTHLGGDDWDAAVMDWLIQEFQQENGIDLRRQPDAMQRLKEEAERAKIALSSSTDYEINLPFITADQTGPKHIQKKLTRAKLEQLTDSLAERTVRPVTSCLADAKLSAAEINELVLVGGMTRMPKIVETARKLVGKEPHKGVNPDEVVAVGAAIQGGVLRGQVKDVLLLDVTPLSLAIETAGGIATPMIPRNTTIPTRKSQIFSTFSDNQPSVEIKVLQGERPMARDNKLLGVFHLDGIPPAPRGVPQVEVTFDIDANGILNVSAKDLGTGREQKISITGSSGLSKDEIDRMTREAEASAEEDRKRKEAAEAKNNADNLAYQAEKLLREHGERIDSAKKVEMESLIARLRGLLAGEDTAALQAAMNELNEKIQAISTEMYRATASGTHGGEPTAAGTPPPATGGGAAAKGDVIEADFEMIDKDKDKKP; encoded by the coding sequence ATGGCGCACGTCCTCGGAATCGATTTGGGCACGACCAATTCGTGCATGGCCGTCATGGAGGCGGGACAACCGGTCGTCCTGGAGAATTCGGAAGGAGCGAGAACGACTCCTTCGGTTGTAGCATTTACCCGAGCGGGGGAGCGCTTGGTGGGGCAGGCGGCGAAGCGGCAGGCGATCACCAACCCGCGCAACACCATCTTTTCGATCAAGCGCTTTGTCGGGCGACGGTTTTCGGAGGTTCAGGAGGAGATTAAGCGGGTCCCCTATCGCGTCGTAGAAGGAAAGGGAGGCGGCTGCGCCGTCGAAGTGGAGATCGGGGCGGAGAAGCGTATCTATAGCCCAGAGGAAATTTCCGCTTTCATTTTGATGAAGCTGAAAGCGGACGCGGAGGCGAAGCTGGGCGAGAAGATCACCCAGGCCGTGATCACCGTTCCCGCCTACTTCAACGACAGCCAACGCCAGGCGACCAAGGATGCGGGACGGATCGCCGGCCTGGAGGTTCTGCGGATCATCAATGAGCCGACGGCGGCCTCCCTGGCCTATGGGCTGGAGAAAAAGAAGGATGAGCGCATCGCCGTCTACGATCTCGGCGGCGGCACCTTCGACATCTCTGTGCTGGAAATCGGAGAGGGGGTCTTCGAGGTCAAGGCGACCAACGGCGACACCCATCTCGGTGGCGATGACTGGGATGCCGCCGTCATGGACTGGCTCATCCAGGAGTTTCAGCAGGAGAACGGCATCGACCTGCGCCGCCAGCCGGATGCGATGCAGCGGCTCAAGGAGGAGGCGGAACGCGCCAAGATTGCTCTCTCTTCTTCCACCGACTACGAGATCAATCTTCCCTTCATTACGGCGGATCAGACCGGGCCCAAGCATATCCAGAAGAAGCTGACGCGGGCGAAGCTCGAGCAACTGACCGACTCCCTTGCGGAGCGGACGGTCCGGCCGGTGACGAGCTGCCTTGCGGACGCCAAGCTTTCCGCCGCCGAGATCAACGAGCTGGTTTTGGTCGGAGGGATGACCCGGATGCCGAAGATCGTGGAGACGGCTCGAAAGCTGGTCGGCAAGGAGCCGCATAAAGGGGTCAATCCGGACGAGGTCGTGGCTGTGGGCGCAGCCATCCAGGGTGGGGTCTTGCGCGGCCAGGTGAAGGACGTGCTCCTGCTCGATGTCACTCCCCTCTCCCTGGCGATCGAAACGGCGGGAGGAATCGCTACGCCCATGATTCCGCGCAACACGACGATTCCTACGCGCAAGTCGCAGATCTTCAGCACATTCTCTGACAATCAGCCGAGCGTGGAGATCAAGGTGCTCCAAGGGGAGCGGCCGATGGCCCGTGACAACAAGCTGCTGGGAGTCTTCCATCTCGACGGAATCCCTCCCGCCCCGCGCGGGGTCCCGCAGGTAGAAGTAACCTTCGACATCGATGCGAACGGCATCCTCAACGTTTCCGCCAAGGACCTGGGAACGGGACGCGAACAGAAGATCTCGATCACCGGGTCGAGCGGGCTTTCCAAGGACGAGATCGACCGGATGACCCGGGAAGCGGAGGCCTCCGCCGAGGAAGACAGGAAGCGGAAGGAGGCTGCGGAGGCGAAGAACAATGCGGACAACCTCGCCTACCAGGCTGAAAAGCTCCTGCGGGAGCATGGTGAGCGGATCGATTCGGCCAAGAAGGTCGAAATGGAATCCTTGATCGCCCGGCTGCGAGGCTTGCTCGCTGGCGAGGATACAGCCGCGCTGCAGGCAGCAATGAACGAGCTCAACGAGAAGATCCAGGCCATCTCGACCGAGATGTACCGCGCAACCGCTTCTGGGACGCACGGGGGCGAGCCCACGGCAGCGGGGACGCCTCCTCCAGCTACGGGTGGGGGGGCGGCGGCCAAGGGAGACGTGATCGAAGCCGACTTCGAGATGATCGATAAGGACAAGGATAAGAAGCCGTAG
- the mpl gene encoding UDP-N-acetylmuramate:L-alanyl-gamma-D-glutamyl-meso-diaminopimelate ligase: MIPSTPSWLLGGTPASRTRLHFLGICGTAMGAVAAMLQEEGWQVGGSDESVYPPLSTFLASRGVSLHEGYRPENLPEDPEAIIVVGNAIKRGNPELEAVLEEKRFYLSLPEALKFLFLRKARNFVVAGTHGKTTTASFLAWLFAAAGKDPSFLIGGLPGNFGAGGHKGRGDVWVLEGDEYDTAFFDKRSKFLHYLPEVVLINNIEFDHADVFPDLAAIQLSFRRLIHLVPRTGRVFVNADDPNSLAVCEGSLAPVTRVGFGENAEIPIHILRYTKEGSEFEMLGRLLRIPLVGELYVRDAAMAVAAAVHGGVSLDSIAEDGLPRFRGVRRRGEIRAEVGGVTVIDDFGHHPTAIRETLRSLRLRFPERRLWAIFEPRSNTTRRAIFQQALPDALQGADGIFLADVARKDQLPALDRLDPRKVIEDLRQKGKLAFFEPDASAITDHIRTLVRSGDVLVVFSNGGFDGIHEKLTAALQQGCLQMTQ; the protein is encoded by the coding sequence TTGATTCCCAGCACCCCATCCTGGCTACTCGGCGGGACGCCGGCGAGCCGTACCCGCCTCCACTTCCTCGGAATCTGTGGCACCGCCATGGGTGCGGTGGCTGCCATGCTCCAGGAGGAGGGCTGGCAGGTCGGCGGCTCGGACGAAAGCGTCTACCCCCCTCTCTCCACCTTCCTGGCATCTCGGGGCGTCTCTTTGCACGAAGGATATCGACCGGAAAACCTGCCGGAGGATCCCGAAGCGATCATCGTCGTTGGAAACGCGATCAAGCGAGGGAATCCGGAGTTGGAGGCCGTGTTGGAGGAGAAGCGCTTCTATCTCTCTCTCCCGGAAGCGCTCAAATTCCTCTTTCTCCGGAAAGCGCGGAACTTCGTGGTCGCCGGCACTCACGGGAAGACGACCACGGCCTCCTTCCTGGCTTGGCTCTTCGCCGCCGCCGGCAAGGATCCTTCTTTCCTGATTGGAGGGTTGCCCGGGAATTTTGGTGCCGGCGGCCACAAGGGGAGAGGGGATGTTTGGGTCCTGGAAGGCGATGAGTACGATACGGCCTTCTTCGATAAGCGGAGCAAGTTTCTCCACTACCTTCCGGAAGTCGTTCTCATCAACAACATCGAGTTCGATCACGCCGACGTCTTCCCCGACCTCGCGGCGATCCAGCTCTCATTCCGGCGGTTGATTCACTTGGTGCCGCGCACCGGACGGGTCTTCGTGAATGCCGATGATCCAAACAGCCTGGCGGTTTGCGAGGGGAGCCTGGCGCCGGTGACCCGCGTCGGGTTCGGCGAAAACGCGGAGATTCCGATCCATATCCTCCGCTACACCAAAGAGGGCTCCGAGTTTGAAATGCTTGGCCGCCTTCTCCGGATCCCTCTGGTGGGCGAGCTCTACGTGCGCGACGCGGCGATGGCGGTTGCGGCGGCCGTTCACGGTGGGGTCTCTCTTGATTCCATCGCCGAGGACGGGCTACCCCGCTTTCGCGGCGTGCGTCGGCGTGGAGAGATTCGCGCGGAAGTCGGAGGGGTGACGGTCATCGATGACTTTGGACACCACCCCACCGCCATCCGGGAGACGCTCCGTTCGCTTCGACTCCGGTTTCCGGAACGGCGCCTCTGGGCAATTTTCGAGCCTCGGAGCAATACGACGCGCCGGGCGATCTTCCAGCAGGCGCTCCCCGATGCCCTCCAGGGAGCCGACGGCATTTTTCTCGCCGATGTAGCCAGGAAGGACCAGCTTCCCGCTTTGGACCGCCTCGACCCACGGAAGGTCATCGAGGACCTCAGGCAGAAGGGGAAGCTCGCATTCTTCGAGCCCGACGCCAGCGCGATCACGGACCATATCCGGACCCTGGTGCGGAGTGGCGATGTCCTCGTGGTGTTCAGCAATGGCGGGTTCGACGGGATCCACGAAAAATTGACAGCCGCTTTGCAGCAGGGTTGTCTCCAAATGACTCAATGA
- a CDS encoding nucleoside deaminase — translation MDAAIDDVRWMEEALEEARQAGDKGEVPIGALVVCGGDAVGRGANGVERLRDALAHAEMRAIGQAQVRLGDWRLEACTLYVTKEPCPMCMGAALQTRIARIVYGLADPRWGAVESRWRLREGANRPVDVLGGLLADPSLALLQKFFGELRRRKKAVAS, via the coding sequence ATGGACGCGGCAATAGACGATGTTCGTTGGATGGAAGAGGCGCTGGAGGAGGCGCGGCAGGCGGGGGACAAGGGCGAAGTGCCCATCGGCGCCTTGGTCGTGTGCGGAGGCGACGCTGTGGGCCGTGGAGCAAACGGGGTCGAGCGGTTGCGGGACGCGCTCGCACATGCGGAGATGCGGGCGATCGGGCAAGCGCAAGTGCGCTTGGGCGACTGGCGGCTGGAGGCATGCACGCTCTATGTGACCAAGGAGCCTTGCCCCATGTGCATGGGGGCGGCGCTGCAAACGCGGATCGCCCGCATTGTCTATGGCTTGGCCGACCCGCGCTGGGGAGCCGTGGAGAGTCGATGGCGGCTCCGGGAAGGCGCGAATCGGCCAGTGGACGTATTGGGAGGGCTGCTGGCGGATCCATCGCTGGCCCTCCTGCAAAAGTTCTTCGGAGAGCTTCGTCGGCGGAAAAAGGCAGTTGCTTCCTGA
- a CDS encoding folate-binding protein YgfZ, whose translation MDLEALYEEVLSGKPACAAVAHRTLWKVTGRDRVRYLNGQVTNDVSALRAGSAIYAALLTAKGRLVADLWIGASGDALWIDGPTSERDSLEARLRQFLAADDVELERLDGWRLTRAFPASSTFTLPTPSAAFRSVRFGLPGQDLWAPGSGVGEIGLAIPESLLESLRLEAGFPQWGTELHAGDLPQEVGMDPLAISYRKGCYVGQEIVSRLHHVGHPNRALVLLTAPPGSGPLQAGSGLWQAEQEVGRVTSVAYSFVRKSPIALGIVKRSSSVPGTPLRGNNANLQVIAPLRTPCGT comes from the coding sequence ATGGACCTCGAAGCACTCTACGAAGAAGTTCTTTCGGGCAAGCCCGCATGCGCGGCGGTCGCTCACCGCACGCTGTGGAAGGTTACCGGCAGGGACCGCGTGCGTTACCTAAACGGTCAAGTCACGAATGACGTGTCCGCCCTGAGGGCCGGATCAGCGATCTACGCCGCACTTCTGACCGCAAAGGGGAGGCTGGTGGCGGATCTCTGGATCGGCGCGTCGGGCGATGCACTCTGGATCGACGGTCCGACATCCGAGCGGGACTCGCTCGAAGCCCGCTTGCGCCAATTCCTCGCCGCCGACGATGTGGAGCTCGAGCGACTCGACGGCTGGAGGCTCACCCGGGCTTTTCCTGCCTCGTCGACCTTCACCCTTCCGACGCCTTCCGCGGCTTTTCGCAGCGTGCGGTTCGGCCTTCCCGGGCAGGATCTCTGGGCTCCCGGGTCCGGAGTCGGCGAGATCGGCCTCGCGATCCCGGAAAGCCTGTTGGAATCTCTTCGCCTCGAAGCGGGATTCCCACAATGGGGAACGGAGCTGCATGCCGGGGATCTACCACAGGAAGTGGGCATGGATCCGCTGGCCATTTCCTACCGCAAAGGCTGCTACGTCGGTCAGGAGATCGTGTCACGCCTCCACCATGTCGGCCATCCGAACCGCGCGCTCGTCCTCCTGACCGCCCCCCCAGGTTCGGGACCCCTTCAAGCGGGATCGGGCCTTTGGCAGGCGGAACAGGAGGTTGGCAGAGTCACCAGCGTGGCCTACTCCTTCGTCCGAAAGTCCCCAATCGCTCTCGGCATCGTGAAACGCAGCTCCTCCGTTCCTGGCACTCCATTGCGCGGCAACAACGCGAACCTGCAAGTCATCGCGCCCTTGCGCACGCCCTGCGGAACCTAG
- a CDS encoding tetratricopeptide repeat protein, with translation MTDRRAQEWMQKGNEALAVGDWAGAVAAYREAVDQDCGYFDAQHALALALYKIGAYPEAIDAALRASAQRPEEPLVWTTLSLAYQKQGRIAEAEQAALKARLYSWKQETTERERREN, from the coding sequence ATGACGGATCGGCGAGCACAGGAGTGGATGCAAAAGGGAAATGAGGCGCTTGCCGTCGGAGATTGGGCGGGAGCGGTCGCCGCCTATCGAGAGGCGGTCGATCAAGATTGCGGCTATTTCGACGCGCAACATGCCTTGGCACTGGCTCTATATAAGATCGGCGCGTATCCGGAGGCGATTGACGCGGCGCTGCGCGCGTCAGCTCAGCGGCCGGAAGAGCCCCTCGTCTGGACCACGCTCTCGCTCGCTTACCAGAAGCAGGGGCGAATCGCCGAAGCCGAGCAAGCGGCTCTCAAAGCGAGGCTCTATTCATGGAAGCAGGAAACGACTGAGCGGGAGCGCCGAGAAAATTAG